catccatctaTCCGTCCATCCAGCTCGTCCCTTTCTTCGATCGATTCTTCACCGTATCTGAAGAGAACTGGTTGCAGTTGCTGCAGCAgcagctgctgctgctgctagtGCTAAAATAGATGGTagtgatggtggtggtggcggtggtggcggtggtggtggtggtggtggtgatggTATGGAGCCATCTATGTGCTCAACAAAAAACCGATGCTACCATTCCAATCCGAATCCTTGGATGTGCGATAACGAGGACAAGCCGAGGAGGGATTCGGCGTGATGTTGGATGGAAAGGGATTTTACGGTCCGAGGCCCGGAGCGCAGCTTTATACAGTCTTTGTACGGTGCGTCTTTCAACTTGTGATCTACCACCGCTACTGATGAATAACGTGAAAATAATCctactttttccaaaaatctgACCAATACCTTTTGTATAACAAGAATCAACTAAGGAAAAAGAGTTATGGGAgttaatggaaaaaatccaacCGATAGAAGTCCTAATCCACAcgatgaaattcaaaaaaaaaataagcgcaACCAACGAGGCTTCCAACACATTTTCTTCGAACCTTCTGGAAAACGTGATTTTTGTTGTCTATCAACGTTATCAACGTTATGATGGATTTGCTGCTGTTCTCTACGAATTTGCAACGATGTTTTCTAGTGAAACGCTTCTCATGACTGTACGTTCGAGACGTATGTAAAGGGATTGGAATTTTCTACACTTATTATACAAAAACATTTAAGCAAATATATTAGATCAAGCCAGAAATTATCTATCCTAAAATTCTGCTCCAAAAATTCCTATCCTACAAAGAAATACAGAAGTAGGTCACAAAATATCAATCTTTAAAACGATTAAAAGTGGTAACggaggaaaatttctgaaacttcaatttttttccatttccttttatgtattcattcttttttcactcataAGAGTAACAAGTTCAGAGAAGAGATGCTCTAAAAGAAGACTCCTACATATTTAAGATTCCAGAAAGTCCAATTTGAACCTTCTAAttccataaaatttaaataattgttCCATATTGAATGGAGagataaatccagaaattcaaaagagaaaagacGAACTTACgtcattcaaaaattcccaGTAGAGGTCTTAACGAGCGTAAGAACATTTGATTGAGGAACAgataaattaaaaagaatacCAAATCTGAGCCCTttctaaaattcaaattccagTAGCTGAATCCTTAAGGCCGCAGAGAATTCTGGATCACGTGAAAAAGTGAACGCCACCCGAAAATCCAGGATTTGTCACAAAACAAGAGAATGTTCAGGAAAACCTAGACTACAAGTACGCTTTGAAAATAACTACATATTATTTTACccacatattattattattacttattatttacgCGAATTCGCACGATCTCGTGGGTAtacattcacgtcatttcaacTGTTTACAAAAACCATCGCAACATGCAACTCGTAAAtccgtcgaaaaaaaaagacgcgcAGCGCAATGAAATAATCTGTTCGCATCGGATAAAGTGTAAAACTATTTGATCAATGATCATTCAGGAATTTTCCCCCTACTGATTATTATTTACAGGAGCGagagcaatgaaaaaaagccGAACACATAATTTTCAACTCATAAACTGGTGCCCGCATCCTTGCATGACGTCACTAACTCTAATCTGATCGTGGATCTACCCATTGGACAACTTATCCTCGTCGAAAACTATgcaacaaaaatttccaagattTATTAAG
This is a stretch of genomic DNA from Necator americanus strain Aroian chromosome II, whole genome shotgun sequence. It encodes these proteins:
- a CDS encoding hypothetical protein (NECATOR_CHRII.G4762.T1) — protein: MTIRGKPTLIGENGTFSKGVAAAAAAAAASAKIDGSDGGGGGGGGGGGGGGDGMEPSMCSTKNRCYHSNPNPWMCDNEDKPRRDSA